TCTAATTTCATTTCATTGCTAGATGCAAATCCCAAGCTGGTATAAACAGGTTGACCAGAAGGAGAAGCGTGCAAAATGGCTTTTGTACATCCTATAGATCGCAAATAATTTACTGCTTTGCTGGTTAGTTGTTTGCCAATTCCTCTTCCGCGATAAGCTGATTCGACGTAAACTCCCCAAATATATCCGTAATTACGATATTCTGTGGTTAAAATATGGGGATAAAGGCCAGTAAAAAGCTGACAACTTACAGAACCAACTACTCTATTTTCTACTTCAGCGACAAAAGCTTGATAGCACAGTTCTCGACGAGCGCGATCGATAAATTGAAGTGTAATATTAAGCCAGCCAGCTTCGATAAGATTTGCTGGAACATCATTATCCAGCCACATTTGATAAAAGTGTTGTGCAATGAGAGCGTCTTCTTCCAGTACAGCCTCTCTGATATAAATATCTGGTTTCATTCCACTTATTTGATTTGCTTGGCGTAAGTTATTTTAATATAGATAGCTAGTTGCGATCGCCAGCTTAATTTTGAGGGATTCCAGAAACCAGGTTTTTCTAAAAAACCTGGTTTCTAGCAAACGGTAACCGATCGAAATTAATTTGGTAGACTACTAGGTGAAGCGATCGCAATTAGCAACCAAATATTCTTGTTACTGTTTATTAAAGTTGGAGATTTACAGATAATGGCAACGATCGTTGTTTACGGCTCTCCTCTTAGTACTTATGTTCGTACTGTTCGGTTGTTGCTTGAGGAAGCAGGTGTAGAATATTACCTCAAAGAAGTAGATATGCTCAATGGCGAAAACAAGTCAGCCGAGTACTTAGCGAAAAATCCCTTTGGGAAAGTACCTACCTTAGAAGTAGATGGGGAAGTGCTTTATGAAACATCTGCCATTACTGAATATCTCGATACAGTTGTGGCAAATAACAAGTTTAGCCCGTCCGATCCCTTCTCCAAGGCGAGGATGCGTCAGATCGTAGCAATTATTGATAGCTATTTTTATCAACCTGCTATCAGGACAATTGTAATTCAGCGTTTAGTCGTTCCGAATCAAGGGGGGAAAACAGATGAGGATGCGGTGAAAAATGCGATCGCACCTGCAAAAACAGCCCTAGATGCGATCGAATCTCTCACGGTTGGTAGCCCATATCTGCTAAGTAGCGAATTGTGCATTGCCGATTTCTACTTGATTCCAATTTTTATCTACCTCTCAAAAACACCAGAGTTCGAGCCGATTACCGCTCGAACTCCTAAACTCAAGACTTGGTGGGATAAAGTAAATCAGATCGAAAGCGTCAAACGAGTGTGTGCGTAACGAAATAGAAACCCGGTTTCTTGAAGAAACCGGGTTTCTGGAGTCTAGTTCAGTTATGGTCGCGATCGCAAATATAATTCCGTAACTTACGATACATTTATTTATTAGACTGATTGCTAAATTGGGCGGGTGATCTAAAAAAAATAATTCAGTAGCTTCTAGGGTTCCGATTTGGACGACGCGATACAGCTATAGATTGCGAGGTTGCAAATGCTGGTCCGAGAGAAGCAGCTTGCTTATCCAGAATTTCTATATTTTTTTGAAGGATTAGCTAGCCACACGGCGGGAGAAAAGCCCGGGAGGAACGAAGTTGTTGAAACTGCGCTTGTTCTCCTGGGCTTTCTCTTTAGGGTTTCAGGAGGTAGGCAAGCAAACCTGCTCATCTTGTAGTATTGAAAAATTCTGGGTGTTCAAATGACTGAAAATCCTGCTGAAAACTCCTTATTTCAAAGCCCCGGCTCAAATAACGGACACACTCCATCCCAAGCAGAACGGGCTTTAGAATTAGAAGCGAGACTGCCGTTAACTGGTTGGCAACAGGAAGTATCGAAAGGGCTAGAATACGGACTAGAAGCAGCAGAGAGCATTCGCGATCGCACTATTCCCACCTTCTCTCGCGGCGAACTGCCTCACTATGCAGGCATCAACACCTTCATGAAAGCGCCCTACGTGGAAGACGTTCGCAAAGTGGGAGAATATGATGTGGCGATCGTCGGCGTTCCCCACGACTCCGGCACCACCTATCGTCCCGGCACTCGCTTTGGCCCCCAAGGAATTCGGCGCATTTCCGCATTGTACACCCCCTACAACTTCGAGTTAGGCGTTGATTTGCGCGAACAAATCACCCTTTGCGATGTAGGCGACATTTTCACCATTCCCGCCAATAACGAAAAATCATTCGACCAAATCTCCAAAGGAATTGCACACATCTTCAGTTCTGGTGCATTTCCAATTATTTTAGGCGGCGATCACTCGATCGGCTTCCCCACAGTTAGAGGAATTTGTCGCCACTTGGGAGACAAAAAAGTTGGTATCATACACTTCGATCGCCACGCCGACACCCAAGAAACCGACCTCGACGAGAGAATGCACACCTGTCCTTGGTTTCACGCCACCAACATGAAAAACGCCCCAGCCAAAAACCTGGTACAGTTAGGAATTGGCGGCTGGCAAGTCCCCCGTCAAGGCGTGAAAGTATGCCGAGAACGTTCCACCAACATCCTCACCGTCACCGACATTGTAGAAAAAGGAATCGATGCTGCCGTTGATTTTGCCTTAGAACGCGCCCTCGACGGAACCGACTGCGTATACATCAGCTTTGATATTGACTGCATCGACGCCGGATTTGTCCCAGGAACCGGTTGGCCCGAACCAGGCGGTTTACTACCCCGCGAAGCATTGTCATTACTGGGCAAAATCATCCAAAAAGCGCCAGTTTGCGGTTTAGAAGTCGTCGAAGTTTCCCCACCCTACGACATCAGCGATATGACTTCACTCATGGCAACTCGCGTCATTTGCGACGCGATGGCCCATTTAGTCATCTCCGGTCAACTGCCCCGCAAACAGAAACCCGCTTATATCTTCCCAGA
Above is a window of Leptolyngbyaceae cyanobacterium DNA encoding:
- a CDS encoding GNAT family N-acetyltransferase; its protein translation is MKPDIYIREAVLEEDALIAQHFYQMWLDNDVPANLIEAGWLNITLQFIDRARRELCYQAFVAEVENRVVGSVSCQLFTGLYPHILTTEYRNYGYIWGVYVESAYRGRGIGKQLTSKAVNYLRSIGCTKAILHASPSGQPVYTSLGFASSNEMKLDLL
- a CDS encoding glutathione S-transferase family protein translates to MATIVVYGSPLSTYVRTVRLLLEEAGVEYYLKEVDMLNGENKSAEYLAKNPFGKVPTLEVDGEVLYETSAITEYLDTVVANNKFSPSDPFSKARMRQIVAIIDSYFYQPAIRTIVIQRLVVPNQGGKTDEDAVKNAIAPAKTALDAIESLTVGSPYLLSSELCIADFYLIPIFIYLSKTPEFEPITARTPKLKTWWDKVNQIESVKRVCA
- a CDS encoding agmatinase family protein, whose translation is MTENPAENSLFQSPGSNNGHTPSQAERALELEARLPLTGWQQEVSKGLEYGLEAAESIRDRTIPTFSRGELPHYAGINTFMKAPYVEDVRKVGEYDVAIVGVPHDSGTTYRPGTRFGPQGIRRISALYTPYNFELGVDLREQITLCDVGDIFTIPANNEKSFDQISKGIAHIFSSGAFPIILGGDHSIGFPTVRGICRHLGDKKVGIIHFDRHADTQETDLDERMHTCPWFHATNMKNAPAKNLVQLGIGGWQVPRQGVKVCRERSTNILTVTDIVEKGIDAAVDFALERALDGTDCVYISFDIDCIDAGFVPGTGWPEPGGLLPREALSLLGKIIQKAPVCGLEVVEVSPPYDISDMTSLMATRVICDAMAHLVISGQLPRKQKPAYIFPESQPELVAWT